The following proteins come from a genomic window of Deltaproteobacteria bacterium:
- a CDS encoding MarR family transcriptional regulator translates to MANKATLVSGIIDNIRRVFKAVNEQSKKAEHATGITGPQLWAIKVIGDLAPVRVSDLASRMYLHPATVVGILDRLELRGLVKRVRSKDDRRVVKVQLTDDGKKILTKAPQVAQGLLVTGLEVLPIKKLHEISTALEELVHILGAQELPPQLILSTEVNLPKRNKRPEDKIHD, encoded by the coding sequence ATGGCAAACAAGGCTACGTTAGTCTCTGGGATCATTGATAACATTCGTAGGGTTTTCAAAGCGGTTAACGAACAGTCGAAGAAAGCAGAACACGCAACCGGTATTACAGGGCCTCAACTGTGGGCAATCAAGGTTATCGGAGACTTGGCCCCCGTGAGGGTATCTGATCTTGCGAGCCGAATGTACCTTCATCCTGCTACCGTAGTCGGCATACTTGACCGTCTTGAATTGCGGGGACTTGTTAAGCGGGTGCGTTCGAAAGATGACAGGAGGGTTGTAAAAGTTCAGTTGACGGATGACGGTAAAAAAATTTTAACGAAAGCACCGCAAGTTGCGCAGGGTTTGCTCGTTACCGGTCTGGAGGTATTACCCATTAAGAAACTACATGAAATATCCACAGCCCTGGAAGAACTCGTCCATATCCTGGGAGCTCAGGAGTTGCCGCCTCAATTGATCCTCTCAACAGAGGTAAACCTGCCTAAGAGGAATAAGCGTCCTGAGGATAAGATACATGATTGA
- a CDS encoding P-II family nitrogen regulator (indirectly regulates nitrogen metabolism; at high nitrogen levels P-II prevents the phosphorylation of NR-I, the transcriptional activator of the glutamine synthetase gene (glnA); at low nitrogen levels P-II is uridylylated to form PII-UMP and interacts with an adenylyltransferase (GlnE) that activates GlnA), with protein sequence MKMVIGIIRETCLGGTVKELEKINVRDMTISEVKGIGEQVTLSKPYAVHMMIQIIVPDDKVDEVKDVILKCARCGMAGDGIIVVSPIDYMIKIRTKERLE encoded by the coding sequence ATGAAGATGGTTATTGGTATCATTAGAGAAACATGTCTTGGTGGGACTGTAAAAGAATTAGAAAAAATTAATGTTCGCGATATGACAATATCCGAGGTCAAAGGGATCGGGGAACAGGTGACATTATCTAAGCCGTATGCTGTTCATATGATGATACAAATTATTGTACCCGATGACAAAGTTGACGAGGTTAAGGATGTAATTCTGAAATGCGCCCGTTGCGGTATGGCTGGAGATGGGATTATTGTCGTGAGCCCGATAGATTACATGATAAAAATAAGGACCAAGGAAAGGTTGGAATAA
- a CDS encoding cyclic nucleotide-binding domain-containing protein, which translates to MDQEISVLQEIALFKNLTTDKIRKVLNIVSKHTFSENDIILKEGDVGDTMYIILEGTVEVAKSLVISGIDDEYNEKDKVFTRLDGKHHAVFGEIALLEELKRTATIKAITNCVLYEIKKDDFLKLAEEDYELGYRILLNLARIVSARLRKADEDTIKLTTALSVILHEA; encoded by the coding sequence ATGGATCAGGAAATATCTGTATTGCAGGAAATTGCGCTTTTCAAAAACCTGACCACGGATAAGATCCGGAAAGTCTTAAATATTGTTAGTAAACATACCTTTTCAGAGAACGATATCATTTTGAAAGAGGGCGATGTCGGAGATACGATGTATATTATCCTGGAAGGAACTGTTGAGGTTGCAAAGAGCCTTGTCATTAGCGGTATAGATGATGAATACAATGAGAAAGATAAGGTGTTTACGAGACTGGACGGCAAACATCATGCTGTTTTTGGCGAGATTGCCCTTTTGGAGGAACTCAAAAGAACTGCTACAATTAAGGCAATCACAAATTGTGTTTTATACGAAATTAAAAAGGATGATTTCTTAAAGCTTGCTGAGGAAGATTACGAACTTGGTTACAGGATATTGTTGAATCTGGCACGAATCGTAAGTGCGAGATTGAGGAAAGCTGATGAAGACACGATTAAGCTTACCACAGCTCTCAGTGTAATATTGCATGAGGCATAA
- the ychF gene encoding redox-regulated ATPase YchF gives MGFRCGIIGLPNVGKSTIFNALTAAGAEVANYPFCTIDPNIGIVPVPDERLEKIAQIINPPKLTHTAMEFLDIAGLVKGASQGEGLGNKFLGHIREVDAIVHIVRCFDHPSVAHIYGDTDPARDIEIINTELIIADLETLEKRIAKGERLAKTGDKTARKEFEFYSHIHDVMGRGTPARNIRFNEKDLDIFRDIHLLTAKKVLYVANVSEAVLKGNYDYIRQVESIATQEDSKAIVICGDLEAEITELSKEEQREFLIDLGLQESGLQKLIREGSDLLGLITFYTTAGPELRAWTIPQGTKASAAAGKIHSDMEKGFIKAEIIHCNDFIRIGSLSSAKEGGIIRYEGKDYIISDGDIAYFRFHV, from the coding sequence ATGGGTTTCAGGTGCGGTATTATCGGCCTTCCGAATGTAGGAAAATCCACCATCTTCAATGCCCTGACGGCCGCAGGAGCTGAAGTCGCCAATTATCCCTTCTGCACCATCGATCCTAACATCGGGATTGTCCCCGTTCCCGACGAAAGACTCGAAAAAATCGCTCAAATCATCAACCCCCCCAAATTAACACATACCGCAATGGAATTCTTGGATATTGCCGGTCTTGTGAAAGGTGCAAGCCAGGGAGAAGGCCTTGGGAACAAGTTTCTCGGGCACATCAGGGAAGTCGATGCCATTGTCCATATTGTACGATGTTTTGATCATCCCTCTGTTGCCCATATTTATGGTGATACTGATCCTGCACGCGATATAGAGATAATAAATACTGAATTGATCATTGCCGATTTGGAAACACTGGAAAAGAGGATTGCAAAAGGTGAAAGACTTGCAAAAACGGGAGATAAAACAGCTCGCAAAGAGTTTGAATTTTATAGTCATATACATGATGTAATGGGGAGAGGTACCCCTGCCCGGAACATCCGTTTTAACGAAAAAGATCTCGATATTTTTAGAGATATTCACCTTTTGACTGCTAAAAAGGTTTTGTATGTTGCTAATGTCAGTGAGGCAGTCCTCAAGGGTAATTATGACTATATCCGGCAAGTAGAATCTATTGCTACGCAAGAAGATTCAAAGGCTATTGTTATTTGTGGAGACCTGGAAGCGGAAATAACAGAGCTTTCGAAAGAGGAACAAAGAGAATTTCTTATTGATCTCGGACTTCAGGAATCAGGTCTTCAAAAACTCATCAGAGAAGGCTCTGATCTTTTAGGATTGATAACCTTTTACACTACCGCCGGTCCCGAACTCCGTGCTTGGACGATTCCACAGGGGACAAAAGCTTCAGCAGCTGCGGGGAAGATACACAGTGATATGGAAAAGGGATTCATTAAGGCAGAGATCATTCATTGTAATGATTTTATACGAATAGGCAGCTTATCTTCTGCAAAAGAAGGTGGTATTATCCGATATGAAGGGAAGGATTATATAATTTCTGATGGAGATATTGCCTATTTTAGATTTCATGTTTGA
- a CDS encoding universal stress protein codes for MLPLKKILYPTDFSKPSYEALKVACEYAKQFSAELYIIHVVPVVPAVTAFTPSSRSFNVPLYQENLESNTKEKLLKVVEENVPKEIQTQVIVVSGNAGDEIVRFTKEGKVDLIVISSHGESGGHHYIFGCVAEKVVRHATCPVLTIPVLR; via the coding sequence ATGTTACCTTTAAAAAAAATTCTTTACCCGACAGATTTTAGTAAACCATCGTATGAAGCGCTCAAAGTAGCATGTGAGTATGCAAAACAGTTTTCCGCTGAGTTGTATATAATTCATGTAGTTCCAGTAGTCCCCGCAGTAACAGCATTTACACCATCATCAAGGTCGTTTAATGTTCCGCTGTACCAGGAGAATCTCGAGTCAAATACCAAAGAAAAACTTCTCAAAGTAGTTGAGGAAAATGTGCCAAAGGAAATACAAACGCAGGTAATTGTTGTATCCGGAAACGCTGGAGATGAAATCGTTCGATTCACTAAGGAGGGAAAAGTAGATCTTATTGTAATATCATCACATGGTGAAAGTGGAGGGCACCACTACATTTTCGGCTGTGTTGCAGAGAAAGTTGTACGACATGCCACATGTCCTGTACTCACTATCCCAGTGTTACGTTGA
- a CDS encoding sigma 54-interacting transcriptional regulator, whose product MTVNNDENDFHFRALVAPLLDKDKLLKSIFRISAFLTAPSNVGEILAKILDEVVDTIGFDMGIIRLFDETKQYLETKVVKNYNPEESKIAFSVALNINEHDCLSTKVAKSGQLIAIEDAATDPRITETDRMLTKIYNRGSIICAPLKIGDEVIGTIAAWCKEETNFFLEEINLFLTFASQISIVIHSTRLFETNAEKIRQLMILQEAVSEINVSRVLDNRILDILNKSALKIAAADKVLIYFLDIEKDRCLITDGGNVFIEDKKVYDDKIGKSIIEQAMNTDTIIVCRESDDSSSGTYPVYDGYCSEIAFPLHIKDKFKGALYLAKQSGGYSQDQINILDILVKNAVTSYDNAIMHSMLSLEAESLKTEVEKLKEREDILLGFHNIIGKSKKMIGVFHVIEEVASHNTTILIQGESGTGKELIARAIHRQSNRYSKPFVDVNCAAIPGTLLESELFGYEAGAFTDARKRKIGLLEYANGGTLLLDEVGDMSTQLQVKFLRVLENGYVRRLGGTENIPVDVRYIFSTNKDLVKMVSEGSFREDFFYRISVVPVVIPPLRERPEDIPLLMRHYIEEFNKKFGKKVKGFSKEAEHVLKTYAWPGNVRELKNIIERVLILQKYGTTILPDELPAEIKVATNQKYLKVEIEKFLPPLSSGEINYSSITQNIMNDIKEKILENALEISGGNKTIAAKHLSISRYKFIREQKKIGKHVN is encoded by the coding sequence ATGACAGTAAATAATGATGAAAATGATTTCCATTTCAGAGCATTAGTTGCTCCTTTGCTCGATAAGGACAAGCTGCTGAAAAGTATTTTCCGCATAAGTGCTTTTCTCACCGCCCCATCCAATGTAGGTGAAATCCTGGCTAAAATATTAGACGAGGTTGTCGATACCATAGGCTTCGACATGGGGATCATTCGTCTTTTTGATGAAACGAAGCAATATCTGGAAACCAAGGTCGTAAAGAATTACAATCCTGAAGAGTCGAAGATTGCCTTTTCCGTTGCCCTGAATATTAACGAGCATGATTGTCTATCAACAAAGGTGGCCAAATCAGGTCAACTGATAGCCATTGAAGATGCGGCAACCGATCCAAGGATTACCGAAACCGATCGTATGCTGACAAAAATCTATAACAGAGGCTCTATTATTTGTGCACCCCTGAAAATAGGTGATGAGGTTATCGGCACTATTGCTGCCTGGTGCAAAGAAGAAACAAACTTTTTCCTCGAGGAGATCAACCTCTTCTTAACATTTGCAAGTCAGATAAGTATTGTTATTCATAGCACAAGGCTGTTTGAAACAAACGCGGAAAAAATTCGACAATTGATGATCCTTCAGGAGGCCGTGTCTGAGATAAATGTAAGTCGTGTTCTTGATAATCGTATACTTGACATTCTTAATAAGAGTGCACTTAAAATTGCAGCTGCCGATAAAGTACTCATATATTTCCTGGACATTGAAAAGGATCGATGCCTCATCACTGATGGTGGAAATGTGTTTATCGAGGATAAAAAGGTTTATGATGACAAGATCGGGAAAAGTATTATTGAACAGGCGATGAATACTGATACTATTATCGTTTGTCGTGAATCAGACGATAGTTCTTCCGGCACCTATCCCGTTTACGATGGTTATTGTTCAGAAATAGCCTTTCCCCTTCATATAAAGGATAAGTTTAAAGGAGCATTATATCTTGCTAAGCAGTCAGGCGGCTACTCCCAGGATCAAATTAATATTTTGGATATCCTCGTTAAAAATGCGGTGACCTCATATGACAACGCAATAATGCACTCCATGCTTTCCCTCGAAGCGGAATCCCTTAAAACAGAAGTTGAAAAACTTAAGGAAAGAGAAGACATCCTTTTAGGTTTTCATAACATTATCGGGAAATCAAAGAAGATGATAGGTGTTTTCCATGTTATCGAGGAAGTAGCCTCACATAATACAACTATATTAATACAGGGTGAGAGTGGCACCGGTAAGGAATTGATTGCACGTGCTATTCATCGACAGAGCAACAGATATTCAAAACCGTTCGTTGATGTTAATTGTGCTGCCATTCCAGGAACGCTTTTGGAAAGTGAACTGTTTGGTTATGAGGCAGGGGCATTTACCGATGCAAGAAAAAGAAAAATCGGCCTCCTGGAATATGCCAATGGTGGGACGTTACTCTTAGATGAAGTAGGGGATATGAGCACCCAGCTACAGGTAAAATTCCTAAGAGTACTGGAAAATGGTTATGTAAGGAGATTAGGGGGAACAGAAAATATACCTGTTGATGTCAGGTACATTTTTTCAACGAATAAAGACCTCGTTAAAATGGTAAGCGAGGGTTCTTTTCGCGAAGATTTTTTTTATAGGATAAGCGTTGTTCCTGTTGTTATCCCTCCGCTTCGGGAAAGACCTGAAGACATTCCCCTTTTGATGCGACATTATATAGAAGAGTTCAATAAGAAATTTGGGAAGAAAGTCAAGGGCTTCAGTAAAGAAGCAGAACATGTTTTGAAAACCTATGCCTGGCCTGGAAATGTACGGGAGTTGAAAAATATTATTGAAAGGGTATTGATTTTACAAAAATATGGTACTACCATTTTACCTGATGAGCTTCCTGCTGAAATAAAGGTGGCCACTAATCAGAAATATCTCAAGGTTGAAATTGAAAAATTTCTCCCCCCTCTGTCTTCCGGTGAAATAAATTATTCATCAATAACACAAAATATCATGAACGATATTAAAGAAAAAATCCTTGAAAATGCTCTGGAAATAAGTGGTGGAAACAAAACAATAGCGGCAAAGCATCTCAGCATTTCGCGATATAAATTTATCCGGGAACAAAAGAAAATCGGGAAGCATGTTAATTAA
- a CDS encoding ferritin-like domain-containing protein, with product MKKTILVILLVLVMLLTVNPSIVQSQPGSFRGGYGMGPGMMGGWDSVDIPSQLPAPKNTEWVQKLRDILTLEKQSLTQYQADQEKFNAYMPYMMVIPQEENHIEWIGQLFKAYGLPADGKAAPVVENKTLTEAYELSVKMETDLLPRYEWLVKKAEDRDTAQVLNAILIQSRWHLVMFEHALRMGHGYGYSRGSGMMGGYGYGMGPGMMGGYGYGMGRGYGRQSQSTGKSIDAKEAEVMMKDYLKSSRNPNLKLGKIKDVGSAFEAEILTKKNALVDRVHIDKATGYIKSAY from the coding sequence ATGAAAAAGACCATTTTAGTTATTCTCTTGGTATTGGTTATGCTGCTAACTGTTAACCCGAGTATAGTACAGAGCCAACCCGGCAGTTTCAGAGGCGGCTATGGTATGGGGCCGGGAATGATGGGCGGATGGGATTCTGTGGATATCCCTTCACAGCTGCCGGCACCCAAGAACACGGAATGGGTTCAGAAACTCAGAGATATTCTGACGCTGGAGAAACAATCGCTCACACAGTATCAGGCGGATCAGGAAAAATTCAACGCCTATATGCCTTACATGATGGTCATCCCTCAGGAGGAGAATCACATTGAATGGATCGGGCAACTATTTAAAGCTTATGGTCTGCCTGCCGATGGCAAGGCAGCCCCGGTCGTGGAGAATAAGACATTGACTGAAGCTTACGAACTCAGTGTCAAGATGGAGACCGACTTGTTGCCCCGTTATGAATGGCTCGTAAAAAAGGCTGAGGATCGCGATACGGCTCAGGTGTTGAATGCCATCCTCATTCAAAGCCGCTGGCATCTGGTAATGTTTGAGCACGCTTTGAGAATGGGTCATGGCTATGGATACAGCAGGGGATCGGGCATGATGGGCGGATACGGTTACGGCATGGGACCTGGCATGATGGGCGGTTACGGCTATGGCATGGGTCGTGGCTATGGACGGCAATCCCAGTCAACTGGCAAATCCATTGATGCAAAGGAAGCCGAGGTCATGATGAAAGACTATTTGAAGTCTTCAAGAAATCCCAACCTGAAGCTGGGCAAGATAAAAGACGTGGGAAGCGCCTTTGAGGCAGAGATATTGACGAAGAAGAACGCCCTTGTTGACAGGGTTCACATTGACAAGGCAACGGGCTATATAAAATCGGCTTATTAG
- a CDS encoding SHOCT domain-containing protein, translated as MGKKLVIFSMIIIGLLVSCGGDGYYGGQGPWGWGPMMHYGYGGGMFMWIIFLIIAGLLIYFIIQATKTKGQMPTQSESALDLLKKRYAKGEISKDDFDRMKKDLES; from the coding sequence ATGGGAAAGAAACTTGTAATATTTTCCATGATAATCATTGGCTTGTTAGTGTCATGTGGAGGAGATGGTTACTACGGTGGGCAGGGACCCTGGGGATGGGGACCGATGATGCATTATGGATACGGTGGAGGTATGTTTATGTGGATAATATTTTTAATCATCGCTGGATTGTTGATCTATTTCATTATTCAGGCCACGAAAACAAAAGGCCAGATGCCAACGCAGAGTGAAAGTGCTCTGGATCTCTTAAAGAAGCGCTATGCGAAAGGCGAAATCAGCAAGGACGATTTTGACAGGATGAAAAAGGACCTGGAAAGTTAA
- a CDS encoding DUF302 domain-containing protein, with product MNYGFTKELDIPYETVIEQVRDALKKEGFGILTEIDVKEKMKEKLGLDMRKYIILGACNPPNAYKAILVEENIGLMLPCNVIVYEKNSKTVLSIIRPMVAMQMIDNAELREISEVVEEKLKKVFDSVK from the coding sequence ATCAATTACGGCTTCACCAAGGAGTTGGATATTCCTTATGAGACAGTCATTGAGCAGGTGAGAGATGCGTTGAAAAAAGAAGGATTCGGGATACTGACAGAAATCGATGTCAAGGAAAAAATGAAGGAAAAGCTGGGCCTTGATATGCGAAAATATATCATTCTGGGTGCCTGCAATCCTCCGAATGCATACAAAGCGATCCTTGTCGAGGAAAACATCGGACTCATGCTTCCCTGCAATGTGATTGTGTATGAAAAAAATAGCAAAACAGTGCTTTCCATTATAAGGCCGATGGTTGCCATGCAGATGATTGATAATGCGGAACTTCGAGAAATATCAGAGGTAGTTGAGGAGAAGTTGAAGAAAGTCTTCGATTCAGTAAAGTAG
- a CDS encoding chloride channel protein, whose protein sequence is MKRRLIEESILFISILKWVVIATGIGIIVGLSTSLFLKLLDWSLACSTSYPYYFLLLPVGLLVSALVIQYLEPDAKGYGIEKVVEAVHKRGGKIYAAIVPVKLVTTIITIATGGSAGQVGPCGQIGASLSSFVADLFKLDDNDRKKLVICGLSAGFASVLGAPFAGAIFGVEVLYVGSILYEVLLPSIIAGVTSYHISSLIGIHYLYYPVSFVPVITQAFIFKIVLAGIFFGICSIILIEVLKSGRKVAEMSSKSLLLRALIGGMILIGLTFIFSKQFLGTGLESIQSSLKGEKIVLYAFLLKAIFTSITLNFGGSGGLIMPILFIGATSGSLFGEVFGLDRATFSAVGFVSLLAGAANTPIAASILAIEFFGSAIAPYAAIACIVSFLMTGHRSVFPSQILALKKSSSVEVEIGTELENVKTTFKHRDKSLIGLGLKAAEKIINFYRKRDNTGKP, encoded by the coding sequence ATGAAAAGACGTCTCATCGAAGAATCTATTCTGTTTATCAGTATCCTCAAGTGGGTAGTAATTGCCACGGGAATAGGAATTATCGTGGGATTATCGACATCCCTGTTCCTGAAGTTACTCGACTGGAGTTTAGCATGTAGCACCAGTTATCCATATTATTTCCTGTTGCTGCCAGTCGGATTGTTAGTGAGTGCTCTGGTAATTCAATACTTGGAACCTGATGCAAAGGGATACGGGATAGAAAAGGTTGTTGAAGCTGTTCATAAACGAGGGGGTAAAATATACGCAGCCATCGTTCCTGTTAAACTTGTGACAACAATCATAACAATCGCCACAGGTGGCTCAGCGGGTCAAGTCGGGCCCTGCGGTCAAATAGGGGCATCTCTGTCATCCTTCGTTGCCGATCTGTTTAAATTAGACGATAATGACAGAAAAAAACTTGTCATATGCGGGCTCAGTGCAGGATTCGCATCCGTTCTGGGCGCACCATTTGCAGGAGCCATTTTTGGCGTTGAGGTTCTCTATGTGGGGAGCATTTTATATGAAGTCCTTCTTCCCTCTATCATAGCAGGTGTTACAAGCTATCATATTTCTTCATTGATCGGCATCCATTACCTGTATTATCCCGTCAGTTTTGTTCCGGTTATTACGCAAGCGTTTATCTTTAAGATAGTGCTGGCGGGAATTTTCTTTGGGATTTGTTCGATCATTTTAATCGAGGTATTAAAATCAGGAAGAAAAGTTGCTGAAATGTCCAGTAAATCATTGCTGTTAAGAGCCCTTATTGGTGGAATGATTCTCATTGGCTTAACCTTCATTTTTTCGAAACAATTTCTCGGCACCGGCCTTGAATCAATACAGTCTTCCCTCAAAGGGGAAAAAATCGTCCTGTATGCTTTTCTCTTAAAAGCCATCTTTACCAGCATCACCCTGAACTTCGGAGGAAGCGGTGGTCTCATAATGCCCATATTATTTATCGGGGCAACATCGGGAAGCCTATTCGGAGAAGTTTTTGGATTGGATAGAGCAACCTTCTCTGCGGTTGGTTTCGTGAGTCTCTTAGCGGGAGCGGCGAATACGCCTATTGCGGCCAGTATTTTGGCCATAGAATTTTTTGGGAGTGCCATCGCCCCCTATGCTGCAATCGCCTGTATCGTTAGTTTTCTCATGACAGGACACAGGAGCGTTTTCCCATCTCAGATACTGGCGTTAAAGAAATCTTCTTCTGTTGAGGTTGAAATTGGAACGGAATTGGAAAATGTTAAGACAACGTTTAAACATCGGGATAAAAGTTTAATAGGTTTAGGCTTGAAGGCGGCAGAAAAGATAATAAATTTTTATAGGAAAAGAGACAACACCGGTAAACCATAG
- a CDS encoding ion channel, which yields MSIGLRFMKGLYRERFVQIAIVILSVIFFSSLCVYYFERARVDSNIRSLWDGVWWAIVTMGTVGYGDKYPITTGGRIVGLILIFAGVGLMSLFTATIASIFVEKKLKEGRGLETVKEKDHIVICGWNQHTEEVLQVLTTYGTIDDTPIILINELTVDDIDSFKLKYNKYNLKFLRGNYVHEDVLLRANIAKAKFALIMADTSGSHPLDRIDERTTLAALTIKSIAPKVKTIAELLDGENRQHLKRANVDEIIVRGEHVGSLLASAINSPGLPKIFSSILSLTDTNKLWRVEIPRSFIGRTFKELSTFYREKQHAILLGLLMEKKAMKLEDLLSDDTSIIDTFIKEKIKEAKKDLLYKREEIQFILNPDDGYIINEGEFAVILSKVMPAKFSHK from the coding sequence ATGTCAATTGGTTTGAGGTTCATGAAAGGGCTCTATAGAGAGCGGTTCGTTCAGATTGCGATCGTAATCCTGAGCGTCATATTTTTCAGCTCTCTGTGTGTGTATTATTTTGAACGTGCAAGGGTTGATTCTAATATTCGTTCTCTATGGGACGGCGTCTGGTGGGCTATAGTAACTATGGGTACGGTTGGTTATGGCGATAAATATCCCATAACGACCGGCGGAAGAATAGTCGGATTGATACTTATCTTTGCAGGTGTCGGTTTGATGTCTTTGTTTACGGCAACCATCGCCTCTATTTTTGTCGAAAAGAAGCTAAAGGAGGGGAGGGGCTTGGAAACAGTCAAAGAAAAAGATCACATTGTTATATGCGGCTGGAATCAGCATACCGAAGAGGTCCTCCAGGTGCTGACCACATATGGTACTATTGATGATACTCCCATCATCCTGATAAATGAACTTACTGTCGACGATATCGATTCTTTTAAACTTAAGTATAATAAATACAACCTGAAATTTCTCAGGGGTAATTATGTCCATGAAGATGTTCTTTTAAGAGCAAATATTGCTAAGGCTAAATTTGCATTAATTATGGCAGACACATCCGGAAGCCATCCCCTTGATAGAATTGACGAAAGGACAACTCTTGCAGCCCTGACAATCAAGTCTATAGCTCCCAAAGTTAAAACCATTGCCGAGCTTTTAGATGGTGAAAACAGGCAACACTTGAAGCGGGCTAACGTTGATGAGATCATAGTCAGGGGCGAACATGTAGGATCTCTCTTAGCCAGTGCAATAAATTCTCCCGGTCTGCCGAAAATATTCTCAAGTATTTTATCGTTAACGGATACCAATAAATTGTGGAGAGTCGAAATTCCTCGAAGTTTTATTGGAAGGACGTTTAAAGAATTATCAACATTTTACCGGGAAAAGCAGCATGCTATCCTGTTAGGCCTCTTAATGGAAAAAAAGGCAATGAAATTAGAGGATCTTCTTTCGGATGACACATCCATAATTGACACCTTTATCAAGGAAAAAATAAAAGAAGCAAAAAAAGACCTGCTTTATAAAAGAGAAGAAATACAATTTATCTTAAATCCTGATGATGGATATATTATTAACGAGGGGGAATTCGCCGTTATACTTTCGAAAGTGATGCCGGCTAAATTCAGCCACAAGTAA